The genomic region CGCATTGTCGATATCATCGTAGTTAACTTTTTTACCACCCTGTGCAACTGAACAGTATGCAGAAATGGCAGCAGTAAGAGTTGTCTTACCATGGTCAACGTGACCAATAGTTCCTACGTTGATGTGTGGCTTCGTTCTTGCGAATTTTTCCTTAGCCATCACTTCCTCCTTGGCTTAATTTAAAATATGATTTCTCAATATTATTAGGTCATGAGTGATGGCTATTTCCATACAGGACACCTCACCATGCCTACCTACCAATTTTAAGTGATTCTTATGTGCGGATAAAACCCAAGTAAATGGATTTAAAGAGACAAGTTTTAGTCAAAAAATAAATACTTATATAATTCGACTCACACAAAGAACACTAATCCCTAATTCAGCGGCCTAATAGTTCAGGCTTGACTGGGATGATCGGAGGGAATATATCACACTCCCTCCTAATTAAGCAATACCCTTATAAATAATTTGTAAAAATTACCATCTATAATGACTAAATGCTTTGTTAGCTTCCGCCATTCTATGAGTATCTTCTTTCTTCTTGAATGCTGCACCAGTAGAATTAAAAGCGTCTAAAAGCTCAGCAGATAACTTCTCAGCCATAGATTTACCACTTCTGCTTCTGGCAGCCGCAATAATCCATCTCATAGCCAAAGCTTCTCTTCTGCTTTCTCTTACTTCTACCGGAACTTGATAAGTAGAACCGCCAACTCTTCGTGACTTAACTTCTACCATAGGCTTAACATTCTCAATAGCCTTATTAAAGACCTCAATACCTTGAGTATCAGCCTTAGCGCCAATTCTATCAATTGTACTATATACGATTTTTGCAGCTGTTGATTTTTTACCATCAACCATCATTCTTCTTACGAATTTTGTAAGGACCGTAGATCCGAATTGAGGATCTGGGCTTACTGGACGTTTAGCAGCAACTCTTCTTCGTGACATCTAAATCTCCTTACGCCTTAGGTCTCTTAGCACCATATTTAGATCGACCTTGCTTTCGATCCTGAACACCAAAAGTATCTTTTGCTCCACGAACGATGTGATATCTCACACCAGGAAGATCTTTAAC from Spirochaeta cellobiosiphila DSM 17781 harbors:
- the rpsG gene encoding 30S ribosomal protein S7, which translates into the protein MSRRRVAAKRPVSPDPQFGSTVLTKFVRRMMVDGKKSTAAKIVYSTIDRIGAKADTQGIEVFNKAIENVKPMVEVKSRRVGGSTYQVPVEVRESRREALAMRWIIAAARSRSGKSMAEKLSAELLDAFNSTGAAFKKKEDTHRMAEANKAFSHYRW